From the genome of Candidatus Zixiibacteriota bacterium, one region includes:
- a CDS encoding ATP-dependent Clp protease ATP-binding subunit → MDIAQYSSDARAVIKNAREIAATFRHPEIDVEHLLISTIRHEGSRVESIMNQLGKSRAFIESTVEEYLKQQSKRGAAKENLMISPAVQEVLGWAAEEKAKLYDALVEPEHIFIAIFDPKSRIAGYLREKLDISREAIYNAIAESQSLQQMASTPTTGSGAPSDERPKGEVSGTLRYCTDLTNRAAAGEFDPCIGRDEEVRQVIQILLRRRKNSPVLVGGAGVGKTAIVEGFAQAVIDKRVPRHLEDVRVMELDMGSMVAGAKYKGEFEERFKALIGEVVKSAGKIILFVDEIHMLVGAGNVSGGMDAANLVKPALARGQLRMIGATTEEEYTKYLEKDKAMDRRFEKVKVAEPSFNDCVRIVKGVISKYESHHKISYTEDAIVGAIRFAKRYLSERNLPDIALDIVDEAGSEFSVKEEFAREALPSIEKQIAELQAQIALCDGKDAAKEADAFDKLHTMYDEFSRNVGRLHDFWGHRVEASAGGAK, encoded by the coding sequence ATGGATATCGCACAATACTCCTCCGATGCGCGTGCTGTGATAAAAAACGCGCGAGAAATTGCCGCTACTTTTCGCCATCCTGAAATCGACGTGGAGCACTTACTGATCTCCACCATTCGCCACGAAGGCTCCCGGGTGGAATCGATCATGAACCAGCTCGGAAAAAGCCGCGCGTTCATTGAATCGACCGTCGAGGAGTACCTCAAACAGCAGTCGAAACGCGGCGCTGCCAAAGAGAATCTCATGATCTCGCCTGCCGTGCAGGAGGTCCTCGGCTGGGCGGCCGAAGAAAAGGCAAAGCTCTACGATGCCCTTGTTGAGCCGGAGCACATCTTCATCGCGATATTTGACCCAAAATCCAGAATCGCGGGATACCTCCGCGAGAAACTTGACATAAGCCGCGAAGCCATATACAACGCCATCGCGGAAAGCCAGTCCCTCCAGCAAATGGCGTCCACCCCGACCACGGGGTCCGGAGCCCCATCGGACGAGCGTCCCAAGGGCGAAGTGTCGGGCACTCTTCGGTACTGCACAGACCTCACCAACCGAGCCGCCGCGGGCGAGTTCGACCCGTGCATCGGTCGAGATGAGGAAGTCCGTCAGGTTATTCAGATTCTGCTGCGCCGGCGCAAGAACAGCCCCGTGCTCGTCGGGGGAGCCGGTGTCGGCAAAACGGCCATTGTCGAAGGTTTCGCACAGGCCGTCATCGACAAGCGCGTCCCCAGGCATCTCGAAGACGTCCGGGTGATGGAACTCGATATGGGTTCGATGGTGGCCGGGGCAAAATATAAGGGCGAATTCGAAGAAAGGTTCAAGGCCCTCATAGGCGAGGTCGTCAAGTCGGCAGGCAAGATCATCCTTTTTGTGGACGAAATCCACATGCTGGTCGGCGCCGGCAACGTGTCCGGCGGCATGGATGCGGCCAACCTCGTCAAGCCGGCTCTCGCCCGCGGGCAGCTTCGCATGATCGGCGCGACTACCGAAGAGGAGTACACGAAGTACCTCGAGAAGGACAAAGCCATGGATCGCCGGTTCGAAAAAGTCAAAGTCGCGGAACCTTCCTTCAACGACTGTGTACGAATCGTCAAGGGCGTGATTTCGAAGTACGAGTCGCATCATAAGATCAGCTATACCGAAGACGCTATCGTCGGCGCGATTCGTTTCGCCAAACGATATCTCAGCGAACGCAACCTCCCGGACATCGCGCTCGATATCGTAGATGAGGCGGGATCGGAATTCAGCGTGAAAGAGGAGTTCGCCCGGGAAGCGCTGCCGTCGATCGAGAAGCAGATCGCGGAACTGCAGGCGCAGATCGCGTTGTGCGACGGCAAGGATGCCGCGAAGGAAGCGGACGCATTCGACAAACTTCACACGATGTATGACGAGTTTTCACGAAACGTCGGGCGGCTCCATGACTTCTGGGGTCACCGGGTCGAAGCCTCGGCCGGAGGTGCCAAATGA
- a CDS encoding AAA family ATPase, producing MSSDRLPLSELKKQFETQQQKFTALKAVVEKLPDNHFIDDADVAAVIARRTGIPVTKMLTAEKDRLINMEAHLSARIVGQENAIRGVANAIRKARAGLKPANRPVGSFLFLGPTGTGKTYLPKLLAEFLFDDKNAMVRLDMSEFMESHSVAKMIGAPPGYVGYEAGGVLTEAVRRKPFSIILFDEVEKAHPEIFNILLQLLDDGRLTDGQNRTVDFSNTIVILTSNYAADIILDADRDKRDVDMDEVRAFLFTKFRPEFLNRLNDIIIYHTFSPEQVETIVGLEFKQLAALLKDQNISAELSDSARKKLAADGYTFELGARPLQRIIEKEIINKLSIQIITGDVTPGTRVEVDVDGDAYVFKTEKRL from the coding sequence ATGAGCAGCGACCGTCTCCCCTTGTCTGAGCTGAAGAAGCAGTTCGAGACGCAACAGCAGAAATTCACGGCACTCAAGGCGGTGGTCGAGAAGCTGCCGGACAATCACTTTATCGACGACGCCGACGTGGCGGCGGTTATCGCCCGGCGTACCGGAATCCCCGTCACCAAGATGCTCACGGCCGAGAAGGACCGGCTTATCAATATGGAAGCTCACCTCTCGGCTCGCATTGTCGGGCAGGAGAACGCCATCAGGGGAGTCGCGAACGCCATCCGCAAGGCGCGTGCCGGGCTGAAACCCGCCAACCGTCCGGTCGGCTCGTTCCTTTTTCTGGGACCGACCGGGACCGGCAAAACCTACCTGCCGAAGCTTCTGGCCGAATTCCTGTTCGATGATAAAAATGCCATGGTGCGCCTGGATATGTCCGAGTTCATGGAGTCCCACTCGGTGGCCAAGATGATCGGGGCCCCGCCCGGGTATGTCGGGTATGAAGCCGGCGGCGTCCTGACCGAGGCCGTGCGCCGCAAACCGTTCTCGATCATTCTCTTTGACGAGGTCGAAAAGGCCCACCCTGAGATTTTCAACATCCTGCTCCAGTTGCTTGATGATGGTCGACTCACCGACGGGCAAAACCGCACGGTTGACTTCTCCAATACTATCGTCATCCTGACCTCCAACTACGCCGCCGACATCATTCTCGATGCCGATCGGGACAAACGCGATGTTGACATGGACGAGGTCCGCGCCTTCCTTTTCACGAAGTTCCGGCCCGAGTTCCTCAATCGACTCAACGATATTATCATTTACCATACCTTCTCGCCGGAGCAGGTCGAGACGATCGTGGGGCTTGAGTTCAAGCAACTCGCTGCGCTGCTGAAGGACCAGAACATCTCGGCCGAGTTGTCCGACAGCGCGCGAAAAAAGCTTGCCGCCGACGGCTATACGTTCGAACTCGGCGCCCGGCCGTTGCAGCGTATCATTGAAAAAGAAATAATCAACAAGCTATCGATACAGATTATCACCGGCGATGTCACACCCGGCACACGCGTGGAGGTTGACGTCGATGGTGATGCGTACGTGTTCAAAACCGAGAAACGTCTATAA
- a CDS encoding type VI secretion system contractile sheath small subunit translates to MAKFMLGAVERVKKDDSIPVELLPSNKILYAARLNSDEDADVTPTKCTNLKEVFEKFQPSFNVDLETEQGEPINADFQIRAMKDFSSKELIEQNDYLQETYYAKEMMNDLEKQLKKNKALQKILEDKEKKAALLKVAQYYVDLLSE, encoded by the coding sequence ATGGCGAAATTCATGCTCGGCGCAGTCGAACGGGTCAAGAAGGATGATTCGATCCCGGTCGAACTGCTGCCGTCAAACAAGATCCTGTACGCGGCCCGCCTCAACAGCGATGAGGACGCCGACGTGACCCCGACCAAGTGCACGAACCTCAAGGAGGTCTTCGAGAAATTCCAGCCGTCGTTCAACGTGGATCTGGAGACCGAACAGGGTGAGCCGATCAACGCCGACTTCCAGATCCGGGCGATGAAAGACTTCTCCTCCAAAGAATTGATCGAACAGAACGATTATCTCCAGGAGACCTATTACGCCAAGGAAATGATGAACGACCTGGAGAAACAATTGAAGAAAAACAAGGCGCTGCAGAAGATTCTCGAAGACAAGGAGAAAAAAGCGGCGCTCCTGAAAGTAGCGCAATATTACGTAGACCTTCTCAGTGAATAG
- the tssD gene encoding type VI secretion system tube protein TssD yields the protein MARRPIVEIDGVAYKNVYSVKYTLYTAKDETGRPSDRAHAGLIEIIREADEKSDIARWAMDSSKPNWKAGKVTFKSPDDSTMKELTWEEGFITHYVETIPHIKHSPDEQVYEEFHISCRKLVIGDAEIDNRWEE from the coding sequence ATGGCTCGCAGACCAATTGTCGAAATCGACGGCGTTGCGTACAAAAACGTCTACTCGGTTAAGTACACCCTGTATACGGCGAAGGACGAAACCGGCCGCCCGTCGGACCGCGCCCATGCCGGCCTGATCGAGATCATCCGTGAAGCCGATGAAAAATCGGACATCGCTCGTTGGGCCATGGACTCGTCCAAACCCAACTGGAAAGCCGGCAAAGTGACCTTCAAAAGCCCGGACGACTCCACGATGAAGGAACTTACCTGGGAAGAAGGATTTATCACGCACTACGTGGAGACAATCCCGCACATCAAGCATAGTCCCGATGAACAGGTCTACGAGGAGTTCCATATCTCCTGCCGCAAGCTCGTTATCGGCGACGCTGAAATTGACAACCGGTGGGAAGAATAA
- a CDS encoding phage baseplate assembly protein V, with the protein MPVNDATPRVPVTVEMVVAGTKMTVEIVSIELKQHIDRHHDLEVRALLGGSENNNDFRDVSSFTKLLGEDLSISLTPYGGGVDEAQKLEFVGVIVNVESINGIDGLNQIVFHAASPTISLEGARRLRIYENMKPSEIAAGVLRNYRISVGKTDTFGSNIEYLLQHNETDFEFVKRMASANGAFSFYDGSEFRLVTKPVSSPAIELTWRKDLGWFSLGLGTQPMAYAAGTYDYRQVKTLSADSDKPASALSGELARSPKASERVYNKSDKSFLLGLTHAADQSTLTAGVKSATNRAVGRMAKCSGGSEIPSLKVGHCVKVAKMGIFDGVYMIESVHHVVEEGGYSNTFTCIPVDMAYPTLIDHRASVDSLYLGKVTDVEDPDKLGRVKVAFEWQGQGMETVWARPAFPHAGPEWGWVTLPEIDDEVIVGFDRGNPEHPIILGSLYNGKAVPPSEAVQKPTEVKLLYTKGGNKILLSDKSGAEQILLTTKDGQNTVLLTMDGPGITVESKGDISIKGKAITLEADKNIEIKAGGDFKVQAQMNMETKAGMNYQAEGAMVKIKGNLINLN; encoded by the coding sequence ATGCCGGTGAATGACGCCACGCCAAGAGTTCCGGTGACCGTGGAAATGGTCGTCGCCGGAACGAAAATGACTGTCGAAATCGTCAGCATCGAACTCAAGCAACATATTGACCGCCACCACGACCTCGAGGTGCGGGCGCTGCTCGGCGGCTCGGAAAACAACAACGACTTCCGGGATGTCTCGTCGTTCACCAAGCTGCTCGGCGAAGACCTGTCGATCTCCCTGACTCCCTACGGCGGCGGTGTTGACGAAGCGCAGAAGCTCGAGTTTGTCGGCGTGATCGTCAACGTTGAATCAATCAACGGCATCGACGGTCTCAATCAAATCGTCTTCCACGCTGCCAGTCCTACGATATCCCTCGAAGGGGCTCGGCGACTGAGGATTTACGAGAATATGAAGCCCTCCGAGATCGCGGCCGGGGTCCTGAGAAACTACCGTATCTCCGTCGGAAAGACCGATACTTTCGGCAGCAACATCGAGTACCTGCTGCAGCACAACGAGACCGACTTCGAATTCGTCAAACGGATGGCGTCAGCCAACGGCGCGTTCTCCTTCTATGACGGCTCCGAGTTCCGCCTGGTTACCAAGCCGGTCTCCAGCCCCGCGATCGAATTGACGTGGCGCAAAGATCTCGGCTGGTTCTCACTCGGCCTGGGCACGCAGCCGATGGCGTACGCCGCGGGGACGTACGACTACCGGCAGGTCAAGACCCTGTCGGCGGACTCGGACAAACCGGCCAGCGCTTTGTCCGGGGAACTCGCCCGCTCCCCAAAAGCCTCGGAGCGCGTCTATAACAAGTCCGACAAGAGCTTTCTGCTCGGCCTCACGCACGCCGCAGACCAGAGTACGCTCACAGCCGGCGTCAAATCTGCCACCAACCGTGCGGTCGGCCGGATGGCCAAATGTTCCGGCGGCTCCGAAATTCCCTCTCTGAAGGTTGGCCATTGTGTCAAAGTCGCGAAAATGGGAATCTTCGACGGTGTCTACATGATCGAGTCGGTACATCACGTCGTCGAAGAGGGCGGTTACTCCAACACCTTCACATGTATCCCGGTGGACATGGCCTATCCGACCCTGATCGATCATCGGGCGTCGGTGGACTCGCTCTACCTCGGCAAAGTCACGGACGTTGAGGATCCCGATAAGCTCGGCCGGGTGAAAGTCGCATTCGAGTGGCAGGGCCAGGGCATGGAGACCGTATGGGCGCGACCCGCGTTCCCGCACGCCGGACCCGAATGGGGCTGGGTCACGCTGCCCGAGATCGATGACGAGGTAATCGTAGGATTTGACCGCGGTAATCCGGAACACCCGATTATCCTCGGGTCACTGTACAACGGCAAAGCGGTCCCCCCGTCGGAAGCGGTACAGAAGCCGACCGAGGTCAAACTGCTCTACACGAAAGGCGGCAACAAGATACTGTTGTCGGACAAATCCGGCGCTGAACAGATATTACTGACCACCAAGGACGGACAAAACACCGTGTTGCTGACAATGGACGGTCCGGGTATCACCGTGGAGAGCAAGGGCGATATCTCCATCAAAGGCAAAGCTATTACGCTTGAGGCCGACAAGAATATTGAGATCAAGGCCGGCGGTGATTTCAAGGTCCAGGCCCAGATGAACATGGAGACCAAAGCCGGAATGAACTACCAGGCCGAAGGAGCGATGGTAAAAATCAAGGGCAATCTGATTAACCTGAACTGA
- a CDS encoding GPW/gp25 family protein, with translation MDRLALPAALRNGYLNRADSLEESIFHAVGLLLSTRIGQMDFLPEFGCDIWQMEFSDLEVANKGEVRASLRNAIDKFEPRLFNVTVSFTSRTDSASHVLGMSVKVTGNYRDNGEEKKFEATYSLG, from the coding sequence ATGGATCGTCTCGCACTCCCGGCCGCACTGCGCAACGGCTATCTGAACAGGGCAGACAGCCTGGAAGAATCCATCTTCCATGCTGTCGGCCTTTTGCTGTCTACCCGCATCGGGCAGATGGATTTCCTGCCGGAGTTCGGCTGTGACATCTGGCAGATGGAGTTTTCCGATCTGGAGGTCGCCAACAAAGGCGAGGTCCGCGCCAGCCTTCGCAACGCCATCGACAAGTTTGAGCCCCGTCTCTTCAACGTAACCGTCTCGTTCACCAGCCGAACCGATTCCGCCTCCCACGTGCTTGGCATGTCGGTCAAGGTCACCGGAAATTACCGTGACAACGGCGAAGAGAAGAAATTCGAAGCAACCTACAGTCTGGGCTGA
- a CDS encoding type VI secretion system baseplate subunit TssG, whose amino-acid sequence MKPGPEYTMPDFCSRRHPFHITSALVTLAKLGINLQRVRLLAVGHYENYRGEVHGQDPRPGTPLTPETAITLHVGADSAVDTMPYQFFYGIGGAANRSDQWEEDARLLMAPFDAAVERFDGLTGFLAMQYRMEFVDPSHLSRYFELFGFAPGDAAHSLDDRLMWAALLPTFHFWAGNPGFVEQAVSYFFGCPCRISENVPARFDIPPDCRYLLGQGGKHLGRQTTLGDSFVEADSCYIVTLSNVPPEQVPDFLPGKTLRKRLEAILSVCMPGHLEYRIRVLARRRGFHLGAQHNPGYLGYTCHV is encoded by the coding sequence ATGAAACCCGGCCCGGAATATACGATGCCGGACTTCTGCAGCCGGCGTCACCCGTTCCACATTACTTCGGCGCTCGTTACGCTGGCGAAGCTGGGGATCAATCTCCAGCGCGTGCGGCTGCTTGCCGTTGGACACTACGAGAATTACCGCGGCGAGGTGCACGGCCAGGATCCGAGACCCGGCACGCCGCTGACGCCGGAGACGGCTATCACACTGCATGTCGGAGCCGACAGCGCCGTTGACACCATGCCCTATCAGTTCTTCTACGGTATCGGCGGTGCGGCCAATCGTTCCGACCAATGGGAAGAAGACGCGCGACTGCTCATGGCCCCCTTCGACGCCGCGGTTGAGCGCTTCGACGGGCTGACCGGTTTTCTGGCCATGCAGTACCGAATGGAATTTGTCGATCCCTCCCACCTGTCGCGGTATTTTGAGCTGTTCGGTTTTGCGCCCGGAGACGCCGCGCACTCACTCGATGACCGGCTCATGTGGGCGGCGTTGTTGCCGACGTTTCACTTTTGGGCCGGCAACCCGGGGTTCGTCGAACAAGCCGTCTCTTACTTCTTTGGATGTCCCTGCCGCATCTCGGAGAATGTGCCCGCCCGGTTTGACATTCCTCCGGATTGCCGGTATCTGCTCGGGCAGGGGGGAAAACATCTCGGACGCCAGACAACCCTCGGCGATTCCTTTGTGGAGGCGGATTCCTGCTATATCGTGACACTTTCCAACGTCCCGCCGGAACAGGTGCCGGACTTCCTGCCGGGAAAGACACTCCGCAAACGGCTTGAGGCGATCCTCTCTGTGTGCATGCCGGGTCACCTCGAGTATCGGATCCGAGTCCTCGCTCGACGGCGCGGTTTCCACCTCGGCGCACAGCACAACCCCGGATACCTGGGCTACACCTGCCATGTCTGA
- a CDS encoding GTPase domain-containing protein, which translates to MGFAQVFKIFKKGAKAASKPKGKDAGGSAIAWPAGIRVGVYGHANAGKTVYFTVLNEECKIAKDLQISVTDNATSGEFLANFRSIWGLGVTSDVGTMVDQRGEQRFPDPTASGKILQFNTILDRSKKVSVVSYDYPGNSVSISERTDITDKVLDFMTGADGLLFFFDPKTLQAELQTQAHVASFVAQLERLAPLSSRLPIPIGLVITKADLLDGFTGDNQVVLVPPEMEHVLAEDFERFLDVVLSSNRIAGNPAWAGSVRNVLVKLREFLKVVVGRTLDFQVFFVSSTGRPPQKIGTDVGRSIYKPPERITPTGVKEPFYWLMNAVVRNRKISAFRKVARYAAVLSVIWMVVFSIPFLWHFLYLLPKAADTEQAVIEQYGGNVLNTSQEDRRRITSAYDRYEQSWTVKWLFPRFIPPTDRIQTFYARFNLAEAVAQLDRVIGRFSAVVSDSTLWPKLNPADNTLIMTDEHNAVLADLEAFHQGDEKSELYMRSDRTLQYWDIFTRFIANRADTAAYAVIVEQVQLNERTFARDLSRAEQALGQALLSSLKVTTERKVKQAVAQRAGVELDDLIEKINGNPSPAYRLGDAVTELKRLRSQLDPGVDAASVRAIDKYLNEADQWNKRRKFFFKAETIPGQGHLHVEVTAGGRDASWADQSQILQGFEYSLEWKIGDDIHIALDTLGAPEMWGRAASDKKILTGKYALFSMEGEVTFDNLGKTVTIRFTPSAKDRMPVPEK; encoded by the coding sequence GTGGGATTCGCACAAGTTTTCAAGATCTTCAAGAAGGGCGCCAAAGCCGCCTCCAAACCAAAAGGCAAGGATGCCGGCGGATCCGCAATCGCCTGGCCGGCTGGTATTCGGGTCGGCGTCTACGGCCACGCCAACGCCGGCAAGACCGTCTATTTCACGGTCCTGAACGAAGAATGCAAGATCGCCAAGGACCTGCAGATATCGGTCACCGACAACGCCACATCGGGTGAATTCCTCGCCAATTTCCGCTCCATCTGGGGGCTGGGGGTGACCAGCGATGTCGGCACCATGGTCGACCAGCGCGGCGAGCAGCGTTTCCCGGATCCGACCGCGAGCGGCAAGATCCTCCAGTTTAACACTATTCTCGACCGGTCGAAGAAGGTATCGGTCGTTTCGTACGACTACCCCGGCAATTCCGTCTCCATCTCCGAGCGCACCGATATCACTGACAAAGTCCTTGATTTCATGACCGGCGCGGACGGACTCCTGTTCTTCTTTGATCCGAAGACTTTGCAGGCCGAGTTGCAGACTCAGGCGCATGTCGCGTCGTTTGTCGCACAACTTGAACGTCTCGCCCCCCTGTCGTCACGTCTGCCGATCCCGATTGGGTTGGTCATTACGAAAGCGGATTTGCTAGACGGCTTCACCGGCGACAACCAGGTGGTTCTTGTCCCGCCGGAAATGGAGCACGTTCTCGCCGAAGATTTCGAGCGCTTTCTGGATGTTGTCCTCTCCAGCAATCGTATAGCGGGCAACCCTGCCTGGGCGGGAAGCGTGCGCAACGTGCTGGTCAAATTGCGCGAGTTTCTCAAAGTGGTCGTCGGCCGCACGCTCGACTTCCAGGTCTTTTTCGTCTCGAGTACCGGCAGGCCGCCGCAGAAGATCGGAACCGATGTTGGCCGCTCGATCTACAAACCGCCGGAACGTATCACGCCGACCGGTGTCAAGGAACCGTTCTACTGGCTCATGAACGCGGTCGTGCGCAATCGCAAGATTTCTGCATTCCGCAAAGTCGCACGCTACGCCGCCGTGCTCAGCGTTATTTGGATGGTCGTGTTTTCCATCCCCTTCCTGTGGCACTTCCTCTACCTGCTGCCGAAAGCGGCAGATACGGAGCAGGCGGTCATCGAGCAGTACGGTGGAAATGTCCTCAATACGTCGCAGGAAGACCGCCGGCGCATTACCAGCGCCTACGATCGCTATGAGCAGTCCTGGACGGTGAAGTGGCTGTTCCCGCGTTTCATCCCGCCCACGGATCGGATTCAGACTTTTTACGCCAGATTCAACCTGGCGGAAGCCGTGGCTCAACTCGATCGTGTCATCGGACGGTTTTCGGCCGTGGTCAGCGACAGTACCTTATGGCCGAAGTTGAACCCCGCCGACAACACCCTCATCATGACCGATGAGCACAACGCGGTCCTGGCGGATTTGGAGGCCTTTCACCAAGGCGACGAGAAGTCGGAGTTGTACATGCGGTCCGACCGCACTCTGCAGTACTGGGATATTTTCACCCGATTCATTGCCAACCGGGCCGATACCGCCGCCTACGCCGTGATCGTCGAACAGGTCCAGCTCAATGAACGCACCTTTGCCCGCGACCTCAGCCGGGCGGAGCAGGCCCTCGGGCAGGCGCTGCTGAGCAGTCTCAAAGTGACCACGGAACGCAAAGTCAAGCAGGCGGTAGCCCAGCGGGCCGGTGTGGAACTCGACGATCTCATCGAAAAAATCAACGGCAATCCCAGTCCGGCGTACAGACTCGGTGACGCCGTCACAGAACTCAAGCGCCTGCGATCCCAACTCGACCCCGGCGTAGACGCCGCCAGTGTCCGTGCCATTGACAAGTATCTCAACGAGGCGGACCAGTGGAACAAACGACGCAAATTCTTTTTCAAGGCCGAAACAATTCCCGGACAGGGCCACCTGCATGTGGAAGTGACCGCGGGCGGCAGAGACGCCTCATGGGCGGACCAGTCGCAGATTCTGCAGGGATTCGAGTACAGCCTGGAATGGAAGATCGGCGATGACATTCACATCGCACTTGACACGCTGGGCGCCCCGGAAATGTGGGGACGCGCCGCCAGTGATAAGAAAATCCTCACCGGCAAGTACGCGTTGTTCAGCATGGAAGGCGAAGTGACCTTTGACAACCTGGGTAAAACGGTGACAATTAGATTCACGCCGTCCGCCAAAGACCGTATGCCCGTGCCGGAAAAGTAG
- a CDS encoding leucine-rich repeat domain-containing protein, with translation MKRMYLIAIAVAAVLTVAVAGMSGCSKKPTNSGIPGEGNLALTATLTTPEFQQQIDLFRLRVIGIDFDTTFFLDFDGRYITGRVDVPAGQRLTFILTAEELVIPPVGGPATDTIVIYRGVTEAFVAPGVEVEITIALEPTVPMIRLSPKFSQIRAGDPVVLELTAHNIPNLAGLQVAIDFGYFNDLRLQPVRAALSRTLDSNRVEFYAELFNDDTQYYVLVNDTTGGRIVDAAGNGTLATIEFSSQAMVGTVVRTVELSFIDVWATGVDEDTISSANLFLETSQVELLPLEEMIVNFADPDLEAAVRTQVETNGDIYLSDVLGITYLYASEWGITSLEGMEYFGNVEYIDFGYNNIADLTPLRGLGNLRELNLTSNNLTDLSVLGELPALEYLDVSSNALGNSAMEGLSGATGLRGLTATYNDFSDLSFVSAMTKLTQLDVSQCLVGDLTPLSGLSNLIYLYMDNNNVTDVQPLADLLNLYQVRLENNGIQDIMGLVQNARAGGLGQYDSVWLTGNPLSLDAQQNQIKELEGNGVTVYYGVKSGS, from the coding sequence ATGAAACGAATGTACCTTATCGCGATAGCGGTCGCCGCCGTGTTGACGGTTGCGGTTGCCGGGATGTCGGGTTGTTCCAAGAAGCCGACCAACAGCGGAATTCCGGGCGAAGGGAACCTGGCGCTCACGGCGACGCTGACGACCCCGGAGTTTCAGCAGCAGATCGACCTGTTCCGTTTGCGGGTAATCGGTATCGATTTTGACACCACGTTCTTCCTCGACTTCGACGGTCGTTATATCACCGGTCGGGTCGATGTCCCCGCCGGGCAGCGACTCACGTTTATTCTGACGGCAGAAGAGCTGGTGATTCCTCCGGTCGGTGGACCGGCAACGGACACGATCGTGATTTATCGGGGAGTGACCGAGGCGTTTGTTGCGCCGGGAGTCGAGGTCGAAATCACGATCGCGCTCGAACCGACCGTTCCCATGATACGATTGTCCCCGAAGTTCAGCCAGATACGAGCGGGGGATCCGGTCGTGCTGGAGCTGACGGCGCACAATATACCGAATCTGGCGGGACTGCAGGTCGCGATCGACTTCGGCTACTTCAATGATCTCCGGTTGCAGCCGGTTCGAGCCGCGCTCTCGCGCACGCTCGATTCAAATCGGGTCGAGTTCTACGCCGAGCTTTTCAACGATGACACCCAATACTACGTGTTGGTCAACGACACGACCGGGGGGCGGATCGTTGACGCAGCCGGTAACGGCACGCTGGCGACTATTGAGTTCAGTTCGCAGGCTATGGTGGGGACTGTCGTCCGGACGGTCGAGTTGTCCTTCATTGATGTCTGGGCGACCGGGGTGGACGAAGATACCATCTCCTCCGCGAATCTGTTCCTCGAGACGTCGCAGGTGGAGTTGTTGCCGTTGGAAGAGATGATCGTTAACTTCGCCGACCCGGACCTGGAGGCGGCCGTGCGGACGCAAGTGGAGACGAACGGTGATATCTATCTTTCTGATGTACTGGGAATCACGTACCTCTATGCGAGTGAGTGGGGAATCACGTCGCTTGAAGGAATGGAGTACTTCGGGAACGTTGAGTACATCGACTTTGGCTACAACAACATCGCCGATCTGACACCCCTGCGGGGACTCGGCAATCTCCGGGAACTCAATCTCACGAGCAACAATCTCACGGATCTTTCCGTTCTCGGTGAGCTTCCGGCGCTGGAATACCTGGATGTATCGTCAAACGCACTGGGGAATTCGGCGATGGAGGGGTTAAGCGGCGCGACGGGGCTGCGGGGACTCACCGCGACGTACAACGACTTTTCCGACCTGTCGTTTGTGTCGGCGATGACGAAGCTGACGCAGCTGGACGTGTCGCAGTGTCTCGTGGGTGATCTCACGCCGCTGAGCGGCCTGTCGAATCTCATCTACCTGTACATGGACAACAACAATGTCACCGATGTGCAGCCGCTGGCCGATCTGCTCAATCTCTACCAGGTCCGGCTCGAGAACAACGGCATTCAGGACATCATGGGGCTGGTGCAGAATGCACGGGCGGGCGGTCTGGGTCAGTATGACTCGGTCTGGTTGACCGGCAACCCGCTCAGTCTGGATGCACAACAGAACCAGATCAAGGAGCTCGAAGGCAACGGCGTCACGGTATACTACGGAGTCAAGAGCGGTTCATAG